One segment of Gasterosteus aculeatus chromosome 3, fGasAcu3.hap1.1, whole genome shotgun sequence DNA contains the following:
- the atg10 gene encoding ubiquitin-like-conjugating enzyme ATG10 — protein MSCALDERDFRRCCRLLLRRSKQLRDGWSWEPVQGSEEGYLRKTAVRSVFLDPEGSGSDSEPRASGPSGPGQQEEEEEAADTDRRVIEDEDEDEDEGVCGVSAGSSQVLQYEYHILHSCSYAAPVLYFRAFTQEGRSLSLEAMWSSVHPNYRLRLQSSPLNTISLQEHPLLGQPFFMLHPCRTEEVMRPVLQAAHEQHRPVNYVLSWLSAVGPVVGLDVPLKYSTLLSPAASPGSSSDTD, from the exons ATGAGCTGCGCGCTGGACGAGCGGGACTTCCGGCGCTGCTGTCGCCTCCTGCTGCGGAGGTCCAAGCAGCTGCGGGACGGCTGGAGCTGGGAGCCCGTGCAG GGATCGGAGGAGGGCTACCTGAGGAAGACCGCTGTCAGGTCGGTCTTCCTCGACCCGGAAGGATCCGGTTCAGACTCGGAGCCGCGCGCCTCCGGTCCGTCCGGTCCTggtcagcaggaggaggaggaggag GCAGCTGATACTGACCGGCGGGTCAtagaggatgaagatgaagatgaagatgaaggggTCTGCGGGGTGTCCGCGGGCAGCAGCCAGGTCCTCCAGTACGAGTATCACATCCTGCACTCCTGCAGCTACGCGGCTCCTGTGCTCTACTTCAGAGCCTTCACGCAGG AGGGGAGGAGCCTGTCGCTGGAGGCGATGTGGAGCTCCGTCCATCCCAACTACAGGCTCCGGCTTCAGAGCAGCCCGCTGAACACCATCAGTCTGCAG GAGCATCCTCTGCTGGGTCAGCCCTTCTTCATGCTCCACCCCTGCAGGACGGAGGAGGTCATGAGGCCGGTGCTGCAGGCGGCTCACGAACAACATAG accgGTGAACTACGTGCTGTCGTGGCTCAGCGCTGTGGGTCCCGTGGTGGGTCTGGACGTCCCTCTGAAGTACTCCACCCTGCTAAGCCCTGCGGcctcgccgggcagcagcagcgacACAGACTGA